The Salvia miltiorrhiza cultivar Shanhuang (shh) chromosome 1, IMPLAD_Smil_shh, whole genome shotgun sequence genome has a window encoding:
- the LOC130994149 gene encoding UDP-rhamnose/UDP-galactose transporter 5-like: protein MSPKGKEENKVTLDLAAWLFNIVTSVGIIIVNKTLMASYGFTFATTLTGLHFAATTMMTLILKRHGYIQSSTLPVSDLVKFVLFANFSIVGMNVSLMWNSVGFYQIAKLSMIPVSCLLEVVLDRVRYSRDTKLSILVVLLGVAICTVNDVSVNAKGFVAALIAVWSTSLQQYFVHYLQRKHSIGSFNLLGHTAPPQAASLLLVGPLMDYWLTSKRVDAYHYTMSSVMFVGISCAIAIGTNLSQFICIGRFTAVSFQVLGHMKTILVLTLGFLFFGKEGLNLHVVVGMVVAVVGMVWYGHASSQPGGKERVSSPSSSSKLDEEEVVLVKSNEPEEEV from the exons ATGTCTCCGAAAGGCAAGGAGGAAAACAAGGTGACTCTTGATTTGGCAGCATGGTTGTTCAACATTGTCACCTCGGTTGGAATCATCATTGTCAACAAAACTTTGATGGCTTCCTACGGTTTCACTTTTG CTACAACTTTGACTGGCCTGCATTTTGCTGCCACGACCATGATGACTCTCATCCTCAAACGGCATGGATACATCCAGAGCTCGACTCTGCCAGTGTCGGATCTTGTGAAGTTTGTTTTGTTTGCGAATTTTTCTATCGTTGGGATGAATGTGAGCTTGATGTGGAACTCAGTGGGATTCTATCAG ATCGCGAAGTTGAGCATGATCCCAGTGTCGTGCCTCCTCGAAGTGGTGCTGGACAGAGTGAGATACTCGAGGGACACCAAGCTGAGCATCTTAGTCGTTCTGTTAGGCGTGGCGATCTGCACAGTCAACGACGTGAGTGTCAATGCTAAGGGGTTCGTTGCTGCTCTGATAGCCGTTTGGAGCACTTCTCTGCAGCAGTAT TTTGTTCATTATCTTCAACGGAAGCACTCCATCGGCTCGTTCAACTTATTAGGCCACACGGCACCACCTCAAGCCGCATCGTTGCTGCTGGTCGGGCCGTTGATGGATTACTGGCTGACGAGCAAGAGGGTGGATGCGTATCACTACACCATGTCATCGGTG ATGTTTGTTGGGATATCTTGTGCCATTGCTATAGGAACCAATCTAAGCCAGTTCATCTGCATAGGAAGATTCACAGCGGTCTCGTTTCAAGTGCTCGGGCACATGAAAACCATCCTCGTGCTAACGTTAGGGTTTCTCTTCTTCGGGAAAGAGGGGCTCAACCTACATGTGGTTGTTGGGATGGTGGTGGCAGTGGTCGGGATGGTCTGGTACGGTCATGCCTCTTCTCAACCGGGTGGGAAGGAGCGCGTCTCCTCTCCCTCGTCTAGCAGCAAACTAGACGAGGAAGAGGTCGTGCTGGTGAAGTCCAACGAGCCGGAGGAGGAGGTGTAG
- the LOC131010034 gene encoding uncharacterized protein LOC131010034: MNDAVSQNSSSSSELESPSTASAPTGLDSLKAPRELALALPLAVVRDSGSTYALPAYRQQYRARRSSPSSPCSSPNVELVKITQDMKSFKAYDKLRLERTNARHVGVRAKRAAEAEKEDKK; this comes from the exons ATGAATG ACGCTGTCTCCCAAAATTCATCGTCTTCCTCTGAGCTCGAATCCCCGTCCACTGCCAGTGCTCCGACCGGTCTCGATTCTCTCAAAGCACCACGGGAACTCGCTCTTGCCCTACCTCTCGCCGTTGTCCGCGACTCCGGCTCCACCTATGCTCTGCCTGC TTACAGGCAGCAGTACAGAGCTAGGAGGAGCTCCCCGTCGTCCCCCTGCTCATCACCAAATGTTGAGCTTGTGAAGATCACACAAGACATGAAGTCATTCAAGGCATACGACAAGCTGCGTCTGGAGCGAACGAATGCACGCCACGTTGGTGTTAGAGCCAAGAGGGCAGCCGAAGCTGAGAAGGAAGACAAGAAGTAG
- the LOC130994609 gene encoding UDP-rhamnose/UDP-galactose transporter 5-like — protein sequence MSPKGKEENKVTLDLAAWLFNIVTSVGIIIVNKTLMASYGFTFATTLTGLHFAATTMMTLILKRHGYIQSSTLPVSDLVKFVLFANFSIVGMNVSLMWNSVGFYQIAKLSMIPVSCLLEVVLDRVRYSRDTKLSILVVLLGVAICTVNDVSVNAKGFVAALIAVWSTSLQQYFVHYLQRKHSIGSFNLLGHTAPPQAASLLLVGPLMDYWLTSKRVDAYHYTMSSVMFVGISCAIAIGTNLSQFICIGRFTAVSFQVLGHMKTILVLTLGFLFFGKEGLNLHVVVGMVVAVVGMVWYGHASSQPGGKERVSSPSSSSKLDEEEVVLVKSNEPEEEV from the exons ATGTCTCCGAAAGGCAAGGAGGAAAACAAGGTGACTCTTGATTTGGCAGCATGGTTGTTCAACATTGTCACCTCGGTTGGAATCATCATTGTCAACAAAACTTTGATGGCTTCCTACGGTTTCACTTTTG CTACAACTTTGACTGGCCTGCATTTTGCTGCCACGACCATGATGACTCTCATCCTCAAACGGCATGGATACATCCAGAGCTCGACTCTGCCAGTGTCGGATCTTGTGAAGTTTGTTTTGTTTGCGAATTTTTCTATCGTTGGGATGAATGTGAGCTTGATGTGGAACTCAGTGGGAT TCTATCAGATCGCGAAGTTGAGCATGATCCCAGTGTCGTGCCTCCTCGAAGTGGTGCTGGACAGAGTGAGATACTCGAGGGACACCAAGCTGAGCATCTTAGTCGTTCTGTTAGGCGTGGCGATCTGCACAGTCAACGACGTGAGTGTCAATGCTAAGGGGTTCGTTGCTGCTCTGATAGCCGTTTGGAGCACTTCTCTGCAGCAGTAT TTTGTTCATTATCTTCAACGGAAGCACTCCATCGGCTCGTTCAACTTATTAGGCCACACGGCACCACCTCAAGCCGCATCGTTGCTGCTGGTCGGGCCGTTGATGGATTACTGGCTGACGAGCAAGAGGGTGGATGCGTATCACTACACCATGTCATCGGTG ATGTTTGTTGGGATATCTTGTGCCATTGCTATAGGAACCAATCTAAGCCAGTTCATCTGCATAGGAAGATTCACAGCGGTCTCGTTTCAAGTGCTCGGGCACATGAAAACCATCCTCGTGCTAACGTTAGGGTTTCTCTTCTTCGGGAAAGAGGGGCTCAACCTACATGTGGTTGTTGGGATGGTGGTGGCAGTGGTCGGGATGGTCTGGTACGGTCATGCCTCTTCTCAACCGGGTGGGAAGGAGCGCGTCTCCTCTCCCTCGTCTAGCAGCAAACTAGACGAGGAAGAGGTCGTGCTGGTGAAGTCCAACGAGCCGGAGGAGGAGGTGTAG
- the LOC131010054 gene encoding uncharacterized protein LOC131010054 codes for MGIFTVKVAYKALSNGASDHQSKNLNSPSFGTLRHRIRQKTTAWRIMDGRLATCDNLLKRQVSVPITETVCALCKLQLEDTNHLFFSCQKTTEIWYEVLLWLGKQLALPSNAKDHLFNLHKSWVQERRKISFRSSDLCCMGASGMEGMIADLTKEVG; via the coding sequence ATGGGAATTTTCACAGTCAAAGTGGCGTACAAAGCTCTTAGCAACGGAGCAAGCGATCATCAAAGCAAAAACTTGAATTCTCCATCTTTTGGAACGCTCCGGCATCGCATAAGGCAAAAAACAACTGCTTGGAGGATCATGGATGGAAGATTGGCTACGTGTGATAATCTTCTGAAGAGGCAGGTTTCAGTCCCGATCACGGAGACAGTTTGCGCCCTCTGTAAGCTGCAGCTCGAAGACACAAATCATCTCTTCTTTTCCTGCCAAAAGACCACTGAAATCTGGTACGAAGTACTCCTTTGGCTCGGCAAGCAGTTGGCACTACCATCCAATGCGAAAGACCACCTTTTCAACCTTCACAAATCTTGGGTGCAAGAAAGACGTAAAATTTCTTTCCGGAGTTCGGATTTATGTTGCATGGGTGCATCTGGAATGGAAGGAATGATAGCAGATTTGACCAAGGAAGTTGGGTAA